The Treponema phagedenis DNA segment ATTCCGGTAGATATTGAGCAAGGCTCTATTAGCATAAGAAATGCAAAAGAGGCGGGAATAATACATGCTAAACAGATCCCTGAAGACAAGAGTAAATTATATAACCTCGCATGCCGTCCGGGAGAAATTGATTTTATCCCCGACTCTGAAGACGGAATTTCAGGCATCGTTACCCGAAGAACATACCTCGGATCAATTGTTGATTATCTTGTCCGCGTAGGAGATGTTGACATTCGTATTCAAAAACCGAGGCACAAAAGTATCGCACGGGAAAATGAAAAATGTAAAATCAAATTCAACAATGTATTATGGTATGAAAGAGATGCCGAATAATTCGTAACGCCAAAGATTAATACCCGAACAGTATGCAAAAGAATGATTTTGCATACTGTTCGGGTTCAATTGAAGTAAGCTCTGTACTTACGATTAAGAGTTGTGGTATAGCGTTTTGTAATTAACTTCCTGTTATAAAACTCGGAGTATCAACAAAGAGGTGCTGCGGATTTCAGCATCCCTATGGTAAGTTTGCTTGCCGTTGTCAAAATCAGAACCGCCACGGACGGCGGTGGCTCCACGCAGAAGCGACGTTTTAAAGCAAGACAGATTGTAAAGCTTTAAAACTCGTGGTTTAGTTTTTGCCATGGACGGCAAAAACTAAACCGTTGTGTCGGACTCTTTTTTATAAAAATTTTTACGATTTATAGTGTTGTAATGAATTAAAATATCATTGAGATGTCAAAAGAAGGTTATACTCGGCTGTTCTTTATACAGAAATTTTAATCTTACTTGCTCCGTTTTTGAATACTTGATATAATCCATAAATGCTCTATTTACTGTCGCATTTCCATGTATATTTTGGACCTTTGCGTTTATTTCAATCGTTTACCGTGCTGATCGGTATTTCACTGTATCTTGGTTTTTGTTTGACCGCTTTAATATTGCCTAAAATGTACCGCTTTTTGCCGAAAGATCGGGGGCGGGAATTTACGTTGACCCCCGAAGCGGCTGCCGGAAAACCGACAGGCGGCGGGGTTGTTTTTATCAGCGTTTTTGTGTTGATGATTTTTATTTTGATTATTCCTTCCGTTACCCAAATTGTGGTTCTGATTTTAACATGGCTGGCAATGCTTACCGGGTATCTTGATGATAAAGCGGTTTCTTCTTGGGGAGAATATAAAAAAGGAGCGTTGGATTTCTTATTATCGATTGCTACAACTATTGTTTTGTATCATTTTTATTTTCATGATAAGGTTTCCTATTGGGTGCCTTTTATAACCGGGCAGGTTTCGGTTCATCCGGTAGTTTTTTTTATTATTTCTACCATTATAGTATGGACATCAATAAATACTACAAACTGTACCGACGGTGTTGACGGGCTTTCAAGCACGTTGGTGCTCATGGCTCTTTTGTCTCTTGGAGTGGTTTTTTACTTTCTTTTAGGAAATATCAAGGTCTCTGAGTACCTTTTAATTCCGTTTATTCAAGACGGGGCGCAGTGGGCGTTGCTCAGTTTTAGTCTTTCGGGAGTTTTGATGGGTTATTTATGGCATAATGCTTTTCCGAGTTCGGTGTTGATGGGCGATGCCGGCTCCCGCGCTCTTGGGTTTTTTATCGGCGTATTGGTGCTTGTTTCGGGAAATCCGTTTTTATTGTTGATGACCAGCAGCGTTATTTTAATAAACGGGGGAACGGGCTTACTGAAAATAGTTATGCTGCGGTTCTTTCATATAAAAATTTTTAGCAGCATTCGATTTCCGTTACATGACCATATGCGAAAAAGCAGAAAATGGTCTCCGATGCAGGTGCAAATCAAGTTTATGATTATTCAATTACTTATTACAATTGCGGTGCTTGGGCTTTTATTCAAATTACGATAAACAGGCTTTAAATGACAGCTGAGAATAGTGAGCAGTTTTCCCGTTCTCTTCCATTACTTGGAGAGGGCGGAATGAAAAAACTTTTTTCTGCTTCTGTTGCCGTGTTTGGTCTTGGCGGAGTCGGCGGCTTTGTTGTCGAAGGGCTTGCACGGGCGGGTATCGGCACACTGTATATTGTGGACGGCGATTATATTCAGGAATCTAATATAAACAGACAGCTTATTGCCGTGCATTCATCAATCGGTCAGGCAAAAACCGAGGCTTGGGAACAAAGAATTAAAGACATCAATCCGCTGTGTTCGGTTGTGCCGATACATCAATTTATTCTTCCTTCTTCCGATGGGAGCATTGATGCGTTCCCTTTTTGGAATTCTGTTGATTATATCGTTGATGCAATCGACACTGTCTCCGCAAAAA contains these protein-coding regions:
- a CDS encoding phospho-N-acetylmuramoyl-pentapeptide-transferase gives rise to the protein MLYLLSHFHVYFGPLRLFQSFTVLIGISLYLGFCLTALILPKMYRFLPKDRGREFTLTPEAAAGKPTGGGVVFISVFVLMIFILIIPSVTQIVVLILTWLAMLTGYLDDKAVSSWGEYKKGALDFLLSIATTIVLYHFYFHDKVSYWVPFITGQVSVHPVVFFIISTIIVWTSINTTNCTDGVDGLSSTLVLMALLSLGVVFYFLLGNIKVSEYLLIPFIQDGAQWALLSFSLSGVLMGYLWHNAFPSSVLMGDAGSRALGFFIGVLVLVSGNPFLLLMTSSVILINGGTGLLKIVMLRFFHIKIFSSIRFPLHDHMRKSRKWSPMQVQIKFMIIQLLITIAVLGLLFKLR
- a CDS encoding tRNA threonylcarbamoyladenosine dehydratase, whose amino-acid sequence is MTAENSEQFSRSLPLLGEGGMKKLFSASVAVFGLGGVGGFVVEGLARAGIGTLYIVDGDYIQESNINRQLIAVHSSIGQAKTEAWEQRIKDINPLCSVVPIHQFILPSSDGSIDAFPFWNSVDYIVDAIDTVSAKIALAAEAEKRQIPIIAAMGCGNKLDASAFCFADIYKTDTCPLCKVMRRELRTRKVAKLKVLYSTEKPLVSRRPPASVSWVPSVAGLLIAGEVIRDICGSMSHNDF